A window from Aeromonas rivipollensis encodes these proteins:
- a CDS encoding sigma-54-dependent transcriptional regulator, with amino-acid sequence MTQARILVVEDDNGLREALVDTLLLGGYECREVDSGERALLALSRQRFDMVISDIQMGGMDGLTLLANIRQQYPQVPVLLMTAYANIDGAVRAMREGAIDYLAKPFSPEVLLNQVSRYVPAQKVEKRAVVYGDPKTAELFQLATRVARSEATVMVTGPSGTGKEVLARYIHDHSSRAEQAFVAINCAAIPENMLEATLFGYEKGAFTGAVQGCPGKFEQAQGGTLLLDEITEMDLGLQAKLLRVLQEKEVERLGSRKMIPLDVRVIATSNRDLKKAVQDGLFREDLYYRLNVFPLRWTSLWERPGDILPLAEHLLALHASQQGLPTPQLADEARERLLAHPWPGNVRELDNVVQRALILCPEGLIGCEHLILEETDEELVRPLERLSGEGLGGELKQQEHQIILDTLQECNGSRKEVADKLGISPRTLRYKLAQMRDAGIELPA; translated from the coding sequence ATGACCCAGGCCCGCATTCTGGTGGTGGAAGACGACAACGGTCTGCGCGAGGCGCTGGTGGATACCCTGCTGCTCGGCGGCTACGAGTGCCGCGAGGTGGACAGCGGCGAGCGTGCCCTGCTGGCGCTCTCCCGCCAGCGCTTTGACATGGTGATCTCGGACATCCAGATGGGAGGCATGGACGGCCTCACCCTGCTGGCCAACATTCGCCAGCAATATCCCCAGGTGCCGGTGCTCCTGATGACGGCCTACGCCAACATCGACGGTGCGGTGCGCGCCATGCGGGAAGGGGCCATCGACTATCTGGCCAAGCCGTTTTCGCCCGAGGTGCTGCTCAACCAGGTCAGCCGCTACGTGCCGGCCCAGAAGGTGGAGAAGCGCGCCGTGGTGTACGGGGATCCCAAGACCGCCGAGCTGTTCCAGCTGGCGACCCGGGTCGCCAGAAGCGAGGCCACCGTCATGGTGACAGGCCCGAGCGGGACGGGCAAAGAGGTGCTGGCCCGCTACATTCACGACCACTCCAGCCGGGCCGAGCAGGCCTTCGTCGCCATCAACTGCGCCGCCATCCCGGAAAACATGCTGGAGGCGACCCTGTTCGGCTACGAGAAGGGGGCCTTCACCGGCGCCGTGCAGGGGTGCCCGGGCAAGTTCGAGCAGGCCCAGGGGGGCACCCTGCTGCTCGACGAGATCACCGAGATGGATCTGGGGTTGCAGGCCAAGCTGCTGCGGGTGCTGCAGGAGAAAGAGGTGGAGCGGCTCGGCAGCCGCAAGATGATCCCCCTCGACGTGCGGGTCATCGCCACCAGCAACCGGGATCTCAAGAAGGCGGTGCAGGACGGGCTGTTCCGCGAGGATCTCTACTACCGTCTCAACGTCTTCCCCCTGCGCTGGACCTCCCTCTGGGAGCGGCCCGGCGACATACTGCCGCTGGCGGAGCACCTGCTGGCGCTCCATGCCAGTCAGCAGGGGCTGCCGACGCCGCAGCTGGCCGATGAGGCGCGCGAGCGCCTGCTGGCCCACCCCTGGCCCGGCAACGTGCGCGAGCTGGACAACGTGGTGCAGCGGGCCCTGATCCTCTGCCCCGAGGGGCTTATAGGCTGCGAGCACCTGATCCTGGAGGAGACGGACGAGGAGCTGGTGCGTCCCCTCGAGCGTCTGTCGGGGGAGGGGCTGGGGGGCGAGCTCAAGCAGCAGGAGCACCAGATCATCCTGGACACCTTGCAGGAGTGCAACGGCAGCCGCAAGGAGGTGGCCGACAAGCTCGGCATCAGCCCGCGCACCCTGCGCTACAAGCTGGCCCAGATGCGTGACGCCGGCATAGAGCTGCCCGCCTAG
- a CDS encoding Nif3-like dinuclear metal center hexameric protein, producing the protein MISHRKLETVLNHLLEPHAIKDYCPNGLQVEGRERIRRVVTGVTASQALIDAAVALDADAILVHHGYFWSGEPPQITGMKQRRLKTLLTHDINLFAYHLPLDVHPEVGNNAQLAKLLGIKVRRGLEPWNSKSVAMVGKLETPMSGPEFARLIADRLGREPLHCGDSGPELISSVAWCTGGGQSYINQAAEQGIDAFISGEASEQTIHTAREMGMHFYAAGHHATERYGVKALGEWLATVHGLDVTFIDIDNPV; encoded by the coding sequence ATGATCTCTCATCGCAAACTGGAAACCGTGCTCAATCACCTGCTCGAGCCTCACGCCATCAAGGACTACTGTCCCAACGGGCTGCAGGTGGAGGGGCGCGAGCGCATTCGCCGGGTGGTCACCGGCGTCACCGCCAGCCAGGCCCTGATCGATGCGGCCGTGGCCCTGGATGCCGATGCCATCCTGGTCCATCACGGCTACTTCTGGAGCGGGGAACCGCCCCAGATCACCGGCATGAAGCAGCGCCGTCTCAAGACCCTGCTGACCCACGACATCAACCTCTTCGCCTACCACCTGCCGCTGGACGTGCACCCCGAGGTGGGCAACAACGCCCAGCTCGCCAAGCTGCTCGGCATCAAGGTGCGCCGCGGTCTGGAGCCCTGGAACAGCAAGAGCGTGGCCATGGTCGGCAAGCTGGAAACCCCCATGAGTGGGCCTGAATTTGCCAGGCTGATTGCCGATCGCCTCGGCCGCGAGCCACTCCACTGCGGCGACAGCGGCCCCGAGCTCATCAGCTCTGTGGCCTGGTGCACCGGTGGTGGCCAGAGTTACATCAATCAGGCGGCCGAGCAGGGCATAGATGCCTTCATCTCGGGGGAAGCCTCGGAGCAGACCATCCACACCGCCCGTGAGATGGGGATGCACTTCTACGCCGCCGGACACCACGCCACCGAGCGTTACGGCGTCAAGGCGCTGGGGGAGTGGCTTGCCACCGTACACGGGCTGGATGTGACCTTTATCGATATCGACAATCCGGTGTAG
- the purN gene encoding phosphoribosylglycinamide formyltransferase — protein sequence MKRILVLISGNGSNLQTLLDHCASGKIAGDVVGVISNRADAYGLVRAQEAGVATAILAQQQFASRAEYDAALLALMADYQPDLVVLAGFMRILSADLVRHFAGRMINIHPSLLPKYQGLHTHQRAIEAGDSEHGASVHFVTEELDGGPVILQARVPIFEGDSADEVAARVQVQEHSIYPLVVQWFCEGRLKMQEGAALLDDVLLGPAGYASE from the coding sequence ATGAAACGGATCCTGGTGCTGATCTCCGGCAACGGCAGCAACCTGCAGACCCTTCTCGACCACTGCGCCAGCGGCAAGATTGCCGGTGATGTGGTCGGCGTCATCAGCAACAGGGCCGATGCCTACGGGCTGGTACGCGCCCAGGAAGCCGGGGTGGCCACCGCCATCCTGGCCCAGCAGCAGTTTGCCAGCCGGGCCGAGTATGACGCCGCCCTGCTGGCGCTGATGGCGGACTATCAGCCGGATCTGGTGGTGCTGGCCGGCTTTATGCGGATCCTGAGTGCCGATCTGGTGCGTCACTTCGCCGGGCGGATGATCAACATCCACCCCTCGTTGCTGCCGAAATACCAGGGGCTGCACACCCACCAGCGCGCCATCGAGGCCGGTGACAGTGAACACGGCGCCAGCGTCCACTTCGTCACCGAAGAGCTGGACGGTGGCCCGGTGATCCTGCAGGCCCGCGTCCCCATCTTTGAAGGGGACAGTGCCGACGAGGTGGCCGCCCGGGTCCAGGTGCAGGAACACAGCATCTACCCCCTGGTGGTGCAGTGGTTCTGCGAGGGACGGCTCAAGATGCAGGAGGGCGCAGCCCTCTTGGACGACGTCCTGCTCGGCCCCGCGGGCTATGCCAGCGAATAA
- the purM gene encoding phosphoribosylformylglycinamidine cyclo-ligase, protein MTDKTSLSYKDAGVDIDAGNALVERIKGVSKRTRRPEVLGGLGGFGALCQIPAGYKEPVLVSGTDGVGTKLRLAIDLKKHDTVGIDLVAMCVNDLIVQGAEPLFFLDYYATGKLDVDTAAAVVTGIGAGCEQSGCALVGGETAEMPGMYEGEDYDIAGFCVGVVEKSEIIDGSKVGEGDALIALAASGPHSNGFSLVRKILEVSQADVHQPLGETTLANALLEPTRIYVKPVLKLIKECEIHALSHITGGGFWENIPRVLPANTQAVIDEQSWQWPAVFSWLQQAGNVTRHEMYRTFNCGVGMIIALPADQLDKALALLKAEGENAWHIGHIAKAADGEEQVIIK, encoded by the coding sequence GTGACTGACAAAACCTCACTGAGCTACAAGGATGCTGGCGTAGATATCGATGCCGGCAATGCACTGGTTGAACGTATCAAGGGCGTGTCAAAGCGCACTCGTCGTCCTGAAGTCCTTGGTGGTCTTGGCGGCTTTGGGGCCCTGTGTCAAATCCCTGCTGGCTACAAGGAGCCGGTACTGGTATCCGGTACCGACGGTGTGGGCACCAAGCTGCGTCTGGCCATCGACCTGAAGAAGCACGACACAGTGGGCATCGATCTGGTGGCCATGTGCGTCAATGACCTTATCGTGCAAGGCGCCGAACCCCTGTTCTTCCTCGACTACTATGCCACCGGCAAGCTGGATGTGGACACCGCCGCCGCCGTGGTCACCGGCATAGGTGCTGGCTGCGAGCAGTCCGGCTGCGCCCTGGTGGGCGGCGAGACCGCCGAAATGCCAGGCATGTATGAAGGGGAAGACTACGACATCGCCGGTTTCTGCGTCGGTGTGGTGGAGAAGAGCGAAATCATCGACGGCAGCAAGGTCGGCGAAGGGGATGCCCTGATCGCCCTGGCCGCCAGCGGCCCCCACTCCAACGGTTTCTCCCTGGTGCGCAAGATCCTGGAGGTCTCCCAGGCCGACGTGCATCAGCCGCTGGGTGAGACTACCCTGGCCAACGCCCTGCTGGAGCCGACCCGCATCTATGTCAAGCCGGTGCTCAAGCTCATCAAGGAGTGCGAGATCCACGCCCTGTCCCACATCACAGGTGGCGGCTTCTGGGAGAACATCCCCCGCGTGCTGCCCGCCAATACCCAGGCGGTGATCGACGAGCAGAGCTGGCAGTGGCCGGCGGTGTTCAGCTGGCTGCAGCAGGCCGGCAACGTCACCCGTCACGAGATGTACCGCACCTTCAACTGCGGCGTCGGCATGATCATCGCCCTGCCGGCGGATCAGCTGGACAAGGCGCTGGCCCTGCTCAAGGCTGAAGGCGAGAATGCCTGGCACATAGGCCACATCGCCAAGGCTGCCGATGGCGAAGAACAAGTCATCATAAAATGA
- the upp gene encoding uracil phosphoribosyltransferase: MKVVEVKHPLVKHKIGLMREGDISTKRFRELAKEVGSLLTYEATSDFETEKVTIDGWNGPVEVDQIKGKKVTVVPILRAGLGMMDGVLEHMPSARVSVVGIYRDEETLQPVPYFEKIVSNIEERLALVIDPMLATGGSMIATIDLLKKKGCQSIKVLVLVAAPEGIKALEAAHPDVELFCASIDQGLNEKGYIVPGLGDAGDKIFGTK; the protein is encoded by the coding sequence ATGAAAGTCGTTGAAGTCAAACACCCCCTGGTCAAGCACAAGATCGGCCTGATGCGCGAAGGCGACATCAGCACCAAGCGTTTCCGTGAACTGGCCAAGGAAGTGGGCAGTCTGTTGACCTACGAAGCGACCTCTGACTTCGAAACCGAGAAAGTTACCATCGATGGTTGGAACGGGCCAGTGGAAGTTGACCAGATCAAGGGCAAGAAGGTCACAGTCGTGCCCATACTGCGCGCCGGTCTTGGCATGATGGATGGCGTGCTCGAGCACATGCCGAGTGCCCGTGTCAGCGTGGTCGGTATCTACCGCGATGAAGAGACCCTGCAGCCGGTCCCCTATTTCGAGAAGATCGTCAGCAACATCGAAGAGCGTCTGGCCCTGGTCATCGACCCCATGCTGGCCACCGGCGGCTCCATGATCGCCACCATCGATCTGCTCAAGAAGAAAGGCTGCCAGTCCATCAAGGTGCTGGTGCTGGTTGCTGCTCCGGAAGGGATCAAAGCGCTGGAAGCCGCTCACCCCGACGTGGAGCTGTTCTGCGCCTCCATCGACCAGGGGCTGAACGAGAAGGGCTACATAGTCCCGGGTCTGGGGGATGCCGGTGACAAGATTTTCGGCACCAAGTAA
- a CDS encoding DUF2066 domain-containing protein, producing MLKRLATLLCCLPLMASAAQVTDLYQGKAPTSGDMTAAQSQALGEVLVKVTGRHDILTQPEVVKALAAPGDYVQHYGYQDVGPVKFLKADFNVAKVNALVGQSKFPLLGPVRPQMAIWLVIDEGERRILPDQSSDGWSAALRGQAQAMGLPVSIPLMDLDDNMAVSATDVWGRFADPILKASERYGAEMVVLGKLTPEGEKWSIDWGLYGTKPGAQGGAELTELTKGAGSGTQAEVAQGMADALAGWLVQQYGTRLSGVVSSQTLVVEGLSGIDAMIQIQKMLQGMASVTKVAIGKLEGDKVTFNLSLQGDKAELVRGLRLESRLHQVEDNESGLRYQWSQP from the coding sequence ATGCTGAAACGCTTAGCGACTCTCCTCTGCTGTCTGCCTCTCATGGCGTCGGCTGCCCAGGTGACCGATCTCTATCAGGGCAAGGCGCCTACCAGCGGCGACATGACGGCCGCCCAGTCCCAGGCACTGGGGGAGGTGCTCGTCAAGGTGACCGGCAGGCACGACATCCTTACCCAGCCCGAGGTGGTCAAGGCGCTGGCGGCGCCCGGTGACTATGTGCAGCATTACGGCTATCAGGATGTGGGACCGGTCAAGTTTCTCAAGGCCGATTTCAACGTGGCCAAGGTCAATGCCCTGGTAGGCCAGAGCAAGTTCCCCCTGCTGGGGCCCGTTCGTCCGCAAATGGCCATCTGGCTGGTGATAGATGAAGGGGAGCGCCGCATACTGCCGGATCAGTCCAGCGACGGCTGGTCCGCCGCCCTGCGCGGTCAGGCCCAGGCCATGGGATTGCCGGTCAGCATCCCGCTGATGGATCTCGATGACAACATGGCGGTCAGCGCCACCGATGTCTGGGGCCGTTTCGCCGACCCCATCCTCAAGGCGAGCGAGCGCTATGGCGCCGAGATGGTGGTGCTGGGCAAGCTGACGCCGGAAGGGGAGAAGTGGAGCATCGACTGGGGGCTCTATGGCACCAAGCCGGGAGCTCAGGGCGGTGCAGAACTGACCGAGCTGACCAAGGGGGCCGGCTCAGGTACTCAGGCCGAGGTGGCACAGGGCATGGCCGATGCCCTGGCGGGCTGGCTGGTGCAACAGTACGGCACTCGCCTGTCCGGGGTCGTCTCCAGCCAGACCCTGGTGGTGGAGGGGTTGTCCGGCATCGACGCCATGATCCAGATACAGAAGATGCTGCAGGGCATGGCCAGCGTCACCAAGGTGGCGATCGGCAAGCTGGAGGGAGACAAGGTCACCTTCAACCTGTCGCTGCAGGGGGACAAGGCCGAGCTGGTAAGAGGCCTGCGACTGGAGAGCCGCCTGCATCAGGTGGAAGACAACGAGAGTGGCCTGCGTTACCAATGGTCGCAGCCCTGA
- the hda gene encoding DnaA inactivator Hda, producing MKQPAQLSLAVQLPDDETFVSFYPGNNAHLITALKNAAIGQGAPFLYFWGAKGSGRSHLLHATCAEVNARDAAAAYLSLDQFEQLDPSMLDALESLPLVCLDSLEAIAGNAVWERALFDFYNRWKEKGEGTLVVTGCSAPRKLGLQLPDLASRLDWGVSFHLDELDDEGKLSALQLRAELRGFKLPIDVGRFLLNRLSRDMRTLLTTLNQLDNASFRAKRKLTIPFVKEILEL from the coding sequence GTGAAGCAACCGGCCCAACTGTCTTTAGCCGTACAATTACCGGATGATGAAACCTTCGTCAGTTTCTATCCCGGCAACAACGCCCATCTGATCACCGCCCTCAAGAATGCGGCCATCGGTCAGGGCGCTCCTTTCCTCTATTTCTGGGGAGCCAAGGGCTCCGGACGCTCCCACCTGCTGCACGCCACCTGCGCCGAGGTCAATGCCCGCGACGCCGCCGCCGCCTACCTCTCTCTCGATCAGTTCGAACAGCTGGACCCCAGCATGCTCGACGCCCTCGAAAGCCTGCCGCTGGTCTGCCTCGACAGCCTGGAGGCCATCGCCGGCAATGCCGTGTGGGAGCGGGCTTTGTTCGACTTCTACAACCGTTGGAAGGAGAAGGGCGAGGGGACCCTGGTGGTGACCGGCTGCAGCGCGCCGCGCAAGCTGGGGCTGCAACTGCCGGATCTCGCCTCCCGCCTCGACTGGGGAGTGAGTTTCCATCTCGACGAGCTCGATGACGAAGGCAAGCTCAGTGCCCTGCAGCTGCGTGCCGAGCTGCGGGGCTTCAAACTGCCCATCGACGTGGGCCGCTTCCTGCTCAACCGCTTGTCCCGCGACATGCGCACCCTGCTCACCACCCTCAATCAGCTCGACAACGCCTCCTTTCGCGCCAAGCGCAAGCTCACCATTCCCTTTGTCAAAGAGATCCTCGAACTCTGA
- the aceA gene encoding isocitrate lyase, whose amino-acid sequence MALTREQQIQAIEKDWAENPRWKGIKRGYSAEDVVNLRGSLQPAHTLAQRGADKLWELIHGGAKKGYVNCLGALTGGQAVQQAKAGIEAIYLSGWQVAADNNLSSTMYPDQSLYPANSVPSVVERINNSFARADQIQWANKVGPQDAGFIDYFLPIVADAEAGFGGVLNAFELMKGMIEAGAAGVHFEDQLASVKKCGHMGGKVLVPSQEAVQKLIAARLAADVCGTTTLVIARTDANAADLLTTDADPYDAGFLTGERTAEGFYKVQAGIEQAISRGLAYAPYADMVWCETAKPDLDEARKFAEAIKAQYPDKILAYNCSPSFNWKKNLDDATIARFQQELSDMGYKYQFITLAGIHNMWFHMYELAYQYARGEGMKHYVEMVQQPEFAAAERGYTFVAHQQEVGTGYFDKVTTVIQGGQSSVTALTGSTEEDQFH is encoded by the coding sequence ATGGCACTGACCCGTGAGCAACAGATCCAGGCTATCGAGAAAGACTGGGCAGAAAACCCCCGCTGGAAAGGGATCAAACGCGGCTACAGCGCCGAAGACGTGGTGAACCTGCGTGGCAGCCTGCAGCCGGCACACACCCTGGCCCAGCGCGGCGCCGACAAGCTGTGGGAGCTGATCCACGGCGGCGCCAAGAAGGGTTACGTCAACTGCCTCGGCGCCCTGACCGGCGGCCAGGCGGTGCAGCAGGCCAAGGCGGGCATAGAGGCCATCTACCTCTCCGGCTGGCAGGTGGCGGCGGACAACAACTTGTCCTCCACCATGTACCCGGATCAGTCTCTCTACCCGGCCAACTCTGTCCCGTCCGTGGTGGAGCGCATCAACAACTCCTTCGCCCGTGCCGACCAGATCCAGTGGGCCAACAAGGTGGGCCCGCAGGATGCCGGCTTCATCGACTACTTCCTGCCGATAGTGGCGGATGCCGAAGCCGGTTTCGGCGGCGTGCTGAACGCCTTCGAGCTGATGAAAGGCATGATTGAAGCGGGCGCCGCCGGCGTGCACTTCGAAGATCAGCTGGCCTCGGTCAAGAAGTGCGGCCACATGGGTGGCAAGGTGCTGGTGCCCAGCCAGGAAGCGGTGCAAAAACTGATCGCCGCCCGTCTGGCGGCCGACGTCTGTGGCACCACCACCCTGGTGATCGCCCGTACCGACGCCAACGCCGCCGACCTACTGACCACAGACGCCGATCCCTACGATGCAGGCTTCCTGACCGGTGAGCGCACCGCCGAGGGCTTCTACAAGGTGCAGGCCGGTATCGAGCAGGCCATCTCCCGTGGCCTGGCCTACGCCCCTTATGCCGACATGGTGTGGTGCGAAACCGCCAAGCCGGATCTGGACGAGGCGCGCAAGTTTGCCGAAGCCATCAAGGCCCAGTACCCGGACAAGATCCTGGCCTACAACTGCTCCCCGAGCTTCAACTGGAAGAAGAACCTGGACGATGCCACCATCGCCCGTTTCCAGCAGGAGCTGTCCGACATGGGCTACAAGTACCAGTTCATCACCCTCGCGGGCATCCACAACATGTGGTTCCACATGTACGAGCTGGCCTACCAGTACGCCCGTGGCGAAGGGATGAAACACTATGTCGAGATGGTGCAGCAGCCGGAGTTTGCCGCCGCCGAGCGTGGCTACACCTTCGTGGCGCACCAGCAGGAGGTGGGCACGGGTTACTTCGACAAGGTGACCACCGTCATTCAGGGTGGCCAATCCTCGGTGACCGCTTTAACGGGTTCCACCGAAGAAGATCAGTTCCACTAA
- the aceB gene encoding malate synthase A, translated as MSAPAQTISSTRLRIQGEMLPDYAQILTPDAVALVSELVERFAPQRNELLKQRVARQARIDGGELPDFLPETAHIREGSWTVRGIPADLQDRRVEITGPVERKMVINALNANVKVFMADFEDSLAPAWNKVIEGQINLRDAVNGTVSYTSPEGKAYTLNPDPAVLICRVRGLHLPEKHVTFDGDAIPGGLFDFALYFLHNHKALLAKGSGPYFYLPKLQSNLEGRWWSEVFAWTEDKFGLPRGTIKATVLIETLPAVFEMDELLYQMKDHIVALNCGRWDYIFSYIKTLKNHPDRVLPDRQVVTMDKPFLSAYSRLLIKTCHKRGALAMGGMAAFIPAKDPAVNAEVFAKVKADKEREANNGHDGTWVAHPGLADTAMAVFNAAIPAGAKNQIGVLREQDAPITAAELLAPCEGERTEAGMRTNIRVALQYLEAWINGNGCVPIYGLMEDAATAEISRTSIWQWIRHGKSLSNGQVVTKALFRQMLAEEQEVVKTEVGAERWQAGRFAEASELMEQITCADTLIDFLTLPGYERL; from the coding sequence ATGTCGGCACCGGCCCAGACCATCAGCAGCACCCGTCTGCGCATCCAAGGCGAGATGCTTCCCGATTACGCGCAGATCCTGACGCCGGATGCGGTGGCCCTGGTGTCCGAACTGGTGGAACGCTTCGCTCCTCAGCGCAATGAACTGCTGAAACAACGGGTGGCTCGCCAGGCCCGCATCGATGGCGGCGAATTGCCGGACTTCCTGCCCGAAACCGCCCACATCCGCGAAGGTAGCTGGACGGTGCGTGGCATCCCCGCCGATCTGCAAGACCGCCGTGTGGAGATCACCGGCCCGGTCGAGCGCAAGATGGTCATCAACGCCCTCAACGCCAACGTAAAAGTGTTTATGGCGGACTTCGAGGATTCACTGGCCCCCGCCTGGAACAAGGTGATCGAGGGTCAGATCAACCTGCGCGATGCGGTCAACGGCACCGTCTCTTACACCAGTCCGGAAGGCAAGGCTTACACCCTCAATCCCGATCCCGCAGTGCTTATCTGCCGGGTGCGCGGCCTGCACCTGCCGGAAAAACACGTCACCTTCGATGGCGACGCCATCCCTGGCGGCCTGTTCGACTTCGCCCTCTACTTCCTGCACAACCACAAGGCGCTGCTGGCCAAGGGCTCGGGCCCCTACTTCTACCTGCCCAAGCTGCAGAGCAATCTGGAAGGACGCTGGTGGAGCGAGGTGTTCGCCTGGACCGAAGACAAGTTCGGCCTGCCCCGCGGCACCATCAAGGCCACGGTCCTCATCGAGACCCTGCCGGCCGTGTTCGAGATGGACGAGCTGCTCTATCAGATGAAGGATCACATAGTCGCCCTCAACTGCGGCCGCTGGGACTACATCTTCAGCTACATCAAGACCTTGAAGAACCACCCTGATCGCGTCCTGCCGGATCGCCAGGTGGTGACCATGGACAAGCCCTTCCTGTCGGCTTATTCACGGCTGCTGATCAAAACCTGCCACAAGCGCGGCGCCCTGGCCATGGGCGGCATGGCCGCCTTCATTCCGGCCAAGGATCCGGCAGTGAACGCCGAGGTCTTTGCCAAGGTGAAAGCGGACAAGGAACGTGAAGCCAACAACGGCCACGACGGCACCTGGGTCGCCCACCCCGGCCTCGCCGATACCGCCATGGCGGTGTTCAACGCCGCCATCCCGGCAGGCGCCAAGAACCAGATAGGCGTACTGCGCGAGCAGGATGCCCCCATCACCGCCGCCGAGCTGCTGGCCCCCTGCGAGGGGGAGCGCACCGAGGCGGGCATGCGCACCAACATCCGGGTCGCCCTGCAATATCTGGAGGCCTGGATCAACGGCAACGGCTGCGTGCCCATCTACGGCCTGATGGAAGATGCCGCCACCGCCGAGATCTCCCGCACCTCCATCTGGCAGTGGATCCGCCACGGCAAGAGCCTGTCGAACGGCCAGGTGGTGACCAAGGCGCTGTTCCGCCAGATGCTGGCCGAGGAGCAGGAGGTGGTCAAAACCGAAGTGGGTGCCGAGCGCTGGCAGGCCGGTCGCTTTGCCGAGGCCAGCGAGCTGATGGAGCAGATCACCTGCGCCGATACCCTGATCGATTTTCTGACGCTGCCCGGTTACGAGCGGCTCTGA
- the tadA gene encoding tRNA adenosine(34) deaminase TadA — MRHAMALAARAEGIGEIPVGAVLVLGDEVVGEGWNRSISAHDACAHAEIMAIRAAGITLENYRLLDTTLYVTLEPCCMCAGALIHSRVKRVVYGARDLKTGAAGSVFDILQDPRHNHRVALTGGVLAEACSAQLSDFFKRRRAEKKAAREALKQSGGPAD; from the coding sequence ATGCGTCATGCCATGGCCTTGGCGGCCAGGGCGGAAGGGATAGGCGAAATCCCGGTCGGGGCCGTGCTGGTGCTGGGGGACGAGGTGGTCGGCGAGGGGTGGAACCGCTCCATCAGCGCCCATGACGCCTGCGCCCATGCGGAAATCATGGCGATCCGTGCCGCCGGCATCACGCTGGAGAACTACCGGCTGCTCGACACCACCCTTTATGTGACGCTGGAGCCCTGCTGCATGTGTGCCGGCGCCCTCATCCACAGCCGGGTGAAGCGGGTGGTCTACGGGGCCCGCGATCTCAAGACGGGGGCGGCGGGCTCGGTGTTCGACATTTTGCAGGACCCGCGCCACAACCACAGGGTGGCGCTGACGGGGGGCGTGCTGGCAGAGGCCTGCTCGGCCCAGCTGTCGGACTTCTTCAAACGGCGCCGCGCCGAGAAGAAGGCGGCCAGAGAGGCGCTGAAACAAAGTGGTGGCCCCGCCGACTGA